A genomic window from Glycine max cultivar Williams 82 chromosome 17, Glycine_max_v4.0, whole genome shotgun sequence includes:
- the LOC100780736 gene encoding probable histone-arginine methyltransferase 1.4 isoform X1, which yields MEESLGQKWKQREFALASVSDLSSAPSSASPGIARFDSDGLQIHHQSHQIPFNVDPRTVQLFKVSPVQSVCVVEGSDVGKKTLYSRGVTIQFRNDEESAAFHCVVQQWKKEVNAQEGNVRNGTITTSKSKFDEKIESSSAKMYFHYYGQLLHQQNMLQDYVRTGTYHAAVLENRADFIGRVVVDVGAGSGILSLFAAQAGAKHVYAVEASEMAEYARKLIAGNPTLAQRITVIKGKVEDVELPEKADILISEPMGTLLVNERMLESYVIARDRFLVPTGKMFPGVGRIHMAPFTDEYLFIEIANKALFWQQQNYYGVDLTPLHGTAFQGYFSQPVVDAFDPRLLIAPSMFHVIDFTKIKEEELYEIDIPLRFIASVGTRVHGLACWFDVLFNGSTVQRWLTTAPGSPTTHWYQLRCVLSQPIYVMAGQEITGRLHLIAHNAQSYTIYLTLSAKMWGPGAEQGGILQTSSCKLDLKEPYYRMSQPQAYALAQDQQPQPLIQTQDIHIQSQDLDEPEIVQQPLPNSCAQIDSLMRNV from the exons ATGGAGGAATCGTTAGGGCAGAAATGGAAGCAGCGAGAGTTCGCTTTGGCATCAGTTTCCGACCTCTCTTCGGCTCCTTCTTCGGCTTCGCCGGGAATTGCTCGCTTCGACTCTGACGGTCTCCAAATTCATCATCAATCTCACCAGATTCCATTCAATGTCGATCCTCGAACTGTTCAG CTATTCAAGGTGAGTCCTGTTCAATCGGTTTGCGTGGTGGAAGGATCTGATGTTGGTAAAAAG ACATTGTATTCCAGGGGAGTCACAATCCAGTTTAGAAATGATGAGGAGAGTGCAGCCTTTCATTGTGTAGTCCAACAGTGGAAGAAGGAAGTCAATGCTCAAG aAGGAAATGTACGAAATGGAACTATTACAACTTCCAAAAGCAAATTTGATGAAAAGATAGAGTCATCATCTGcaaaaatgtattttcattattatgGACAACTTCTGCATCAGCAAAATATGCTGCAGGACTATGTGCGGACAG GGACCTATCATGCTGCTGTTCTTGAGAACCGTGCTGATTTCATTGGTCGTGTTGTAGTTGATGTGGGTGCTGGTAGTGGTATTTTGTCATTATTTGCTGCTCAA GCTGGTGCAAAGCATGTTTATGCTGTGGAAGCATCTGAAATGGCAGAATATGCGCGGAAACTTATAGCTGGAAACCCAACACTGGCTCAACGAATTACA gtGATCAAAGGCAAAGTTGAGGATGTTGAATTGCCAGAGAAAGCAGATATTCTGATCTCTGAGCCCATGG GCACCTTGTTAGTCAATGAAAGAATGCTGGAGTCTTATGTCATTGCCAGAGATAGGTTTCTCGTTCCTACTGGGAAAATGTTTCCAGGTGTGGGAAG GATTCACATGGCACCTTTCactgatgaatatttgtttattGAAATTGCTAATAAG GCCCTGTTTTGGCAGCAGCAAAACTATTATGGTGTTGATTTAACACCCCTACATGGGACTGCATTTCAAGGATACTTTTCTCAG CCTGTGGTGGATGCTTTTGATCCAAGATTGTTAATAGCTCCTTCAATGTTCCATGTGATAGACTTCACCAAAATAAAG GAGGAAGAACTGTATGAAATTGATATTCCTCTGAGATTCATAGCCTCTGTGGGCACCAGAGTGCATGGGTTGGCATGTTGGTTTGATGTGCTATTCAATGGAAG TACTGTGCAAAGGTGGCTTACCACTGCTCCTGGGTCACCGACAACCCATTGGTACCAGTTGCGCTGTGTTCTCTCTCAGCCAATTTATGTCATGGCAGGACAAGAAATTACTGGCAGGCTTCACTTGATTGCCCACAATGCACAAAGCTATACAATATACTTAACACTGTCAG CTAAAATGTGGGGTCCTGGTGCTGAACAAGGAGGAATTCTTCAAACATCATCCTGTAAACTTGATCTGAAAGAACCTTACTATAGAATGTCTCAACCGCAAGCTTATGCATTAGCTCAAGATCAGCAACCTCAACCACTTATACAAACACAG GATATACATATTCAATCTCAGGATTTGGATGAACCAGAAATAGTGCAACAGCCTTTGCCTAATTCATGTGCTCAGATTGATTCACTGATGCGGAATGTTTAA
- the LOC100780736 gene encoding probable histone-arginine methyltransferase 1.3 isoform X2, which produces MEESLGQKWKQREFALASVSDLSSAPSSASPGIARFDSDGLQIHHQSHQIPFNVDPRTVQLFKVSPVQSVCVVEGSDVGKKTLYSRGVTIQFRNDEESAAFHCVVQQWKKEVNAQEGNVRNGTITTSKSKFDEKIESSSAKMYFHYYGQLLHQQNMLQDYVRTGTYHAAVLENRADFIGRVVVDVGAGSGILSLFAAQAGAKHVYAVEASEMAEYARKLIAGNPTLAQRITVIKGKVEDVELPEKADILISEPMGTLLVNERMLESYVIARDRFLVPTGKMFPGVGRIHMAPFTDEYLFIEIANKALFWQQQNYYGVDLTPLHGTAFQGYFSQPVVDAFDPRLLIAPSMFHVIDFTKIKEEELYEIDIPLRFIASVGTRVHGLACWFDVLFNGSTVQRWLTTAPGSPTTHWYQLRCVLSQPIYVMAGQEITGRLHLIAHNAQSYTIYLTLSAKMWGPGAEQGGILQTSSCKLDLKEPYYRMSQPQAYALAQDQQPQPLIQTQDLDEPEIVQQPLPNSCAQIDSLMRNV; this is translated from the exons ATGGAGGAATCGTTAGGGCAGAAATGGAAGCAGCGAGAGTTCGCTTTGGCATCAGTTTCCGACCTCTCTTCGGCTCCTTCTTCGGCTTCGCCGGGAATTGCTCGCTTCGACTCTGACGGTCTCCAAATTCATCATCAATCTCACCAGATTCCATTCAATGTCGATCCTCGAACTGTTCAG CTATTCAAGGTGAGTCCTGTTCAATCGGTTTGCGTGGTGGAAGGATCTGATGTTGGTAAAAAG ACATTGTATTCCAGGGGAGTCACAATCCAGTTTAGAAATGATGAGGAGAGTGCAGCCTTTCATTGTGTAGTCCAACAGTGGAAGAAGGAAGTCAATGCTCAAG aAGGAAATGTACGAAATGGAACTATTACAACTTCCAAAAGCAAATTTGATGAAAAGATAGAGTCATCATCTGcaaaaatgtattttcattattatgGACAACTTCTGCATCAGCAAAATATGCTGCAGGACTATGTGCGGACAG GGACCTATCATGCTGCTGTTCTTGAGAACCGTGCTGATTTCATTGGTCGTGTTGTAGTTGATGTGGGTGCTGGTAGTGGTATTTTGTCATTATTTGCTGCTCAA GCTGGTGCAAAGCATGTTTATGCTGTGGAAGCATCTGAAATGGCAGAATATGCGCGGAAACTTATAGCTGGAAACCCAACACTGGCTCAACGAATTACA gtGATCAAAGGCAAAGTTGAGGATGTTGAATTGCCAGAGAAAGCAGATATTCTGATCTCTGAGCCCATGG GCACCTTGTTAGTCAATGAAAGAATGCTGGAGTCTTATGTCATTGCCAGAGATAGGTTTCTCGTTCCTACTGGGAAAATGTTTCCAGGTGTGGGAAG GATTCACATGGCACCTTTCactgatgaatatttgtttattGAAATTGCTAATAAG GCCCTGTTTTGGCAGCAGCAAAACTATTATGGTGTTGATTTAACACCCCTACATGGGACTGCATTTCAAGGATACTTTTCTCAG CCTGTGGTGGATGCTTTTGATCCAAGATTGTTAATAGCTCCTTCAATGTTCCATGTGATAGACTTCACCAAAATAAAG GAGGAAGAACTGTATGAAATTGATATTCCTCTGAGATTCATAGCCTCTGTGGGCACCAGAGTGCATGGGTTGGCATGTTGGTTTGATGTGCTATTCAATGGAAG TACTGTGCAAAGGTGGCTTACCACTGCTCCTGGGTCACCGACAACCCATTGGTACCAGTTGCGCTGTGTTCTCTCTCAGCCAATTTATGTCATGGCAGGACAAGAAATTACTGGCAGGCTTCACTTGATTGCCCACAATGCACAAAGCTATACAATATACTTAACACTGTCAG CTAAAATGTGGGGTCCTGGTGCTGAACAAGGAGGAATTCTTCAAACATCATCCTGTAAACTTGATCTGAAAGAACCTTACTATAGAATGTCTCAACCGCAAGCTTATGCATTAGCTCAAGATCAGCAACCTCAACCACTTATACAAACACAG GATTTGGATGAACCAGAAATAGTGCAACAGCCTTTGCCTAATTCATGTGCTCAGATTGATTCACTGATGCGGAATGTTTAA